The genomic region CATGTCACGAGTTGGGGGGACGGGTCTCAGTAGCTGTCCCACACGTGACATGAGTGTGGGAGGTCTCAGCAGCCAAGTACCCACGTGTCATGAGTGTGGTGGGGTCTCAGCACCCACATGTCATGAGAATTGGGGATGGGGTCCTCAGCAGTCGTTTGTCATCAGTGTTGAGGGGGGTCTCAGTAGCTGTACCCACATGTGTCACATGTTGGGGGGTCTCAGCAGTTGTACCCACATGTGTTATGAGCATGGGAGGTCTCAGCAGCCATGCACGTGTGTTACGAGTGGGGGGGTCTCAGTAGTTGTACCCACATGTCACATGTGGATGGGTTTCAGCAGCCATGCACCCATGTCACGAATGCTGGGGTCTCAGCAGCCGTGTATCATGAGTGGGAGGGGGTCTCAGCAGCCGTGTGCCCCCATGTCACAGGTTGGGGGTCTCAGCAGCTGTGTACCCCCATGTCACAGgttgggggtctcagcagccgtGTACCCCATGTCAGAGGTTGGGGGGTCTCAGCAGCTGTGTACCCCCATGTCACAGGttgggggggtctcagcagccgtgtacccccatgtcacaggttgggggggtctcagcagccgtgtgcccccatgtcacaggttggggggtctcagcagccgtgtgcccccatgtcacaggttgggggtctcagcagccgtgtaccccatgtcacaggttggggggtctcagcagccgtgtacccccatgtcacaggttggggggtctcagcagccgtgtacccccatgtcacaggttggggggtctcagcagccgtgtacccccatgtcacaggttggggggtctcagcagccgtgtgcccccatgtcacaggttggggggtctcagcagccgtgtacccccatgtcacaggttgggggtctcagcagccgtgtacccccatgtcacaggttgggggtctcagcagccgtGTACCCCATGTCAGAGGTTGGGGGGTCTCAGCAGCTGTGTACCCCCATGTCACAGGTTGGGGGTCTCAGCAGCTGTGTACCCCCATGTCACAGAttgggggtctcagcagccgtgtacccccatgtcacaggttgggggtctcagcagctgtgtacccccatgtcacaggttgggggtctcagcagccgtgtacccccatgtcacaggttggggggtctcagcagccgtgtacccccatgtcacaggttgggggtctcagcagccgtGTACCCCATGTCAGAGGTTGGGGGGTCTCAGCAGCTGTGTACCCCCATGTCACAGGttggggggtctcagcagccgtgtacccccatgtcacaggttgggggtctcagcagccgtgtacccccatgtcacaggttgggggtctcagcagccgtGTACCCCATGTCAGAGGTTGGGGGGTCTCAGCAGCTGTGTACCCCCATGTCACAGGttggggggtctcagcagccgtgtacccccatgtcacaggttgggggtctcagcagctgtgtacccccatgtcacaggttgggggtctcagcagccgtgtacccccatgtcacaggttggggggtctcagcagccgtgtacccccatgtcacaggttgggggtctcagcagccgtgtacccccatgtcacaggttgggggtctcagcagccgtgtacccccatgtcacaggttgggggtctcagcagccgtgtacccccatgtcacaggttgggggtctcagcagctgtgtacccccatgtcacagattgggggtctcagcagccgtgtacccccatgtcacaggttgggggtctcagcagctgtgtacccccatgtcacaggttgggggtctcagcagccgtGTACCCCCATGTCACAGGTTGGGGGTCTCAGCAGCTGTCCCCACGTTTGTCACGAGCATGGGGGTCCCAGCAGCCGTGTGCCCACGTGTCACAAGTGTGGGCGTCCCAGTAGCTGTGCACGTGTCATGAGTGGGTGGGGTCTCAGCAGCCGTGCACCCGCATCGTGAGTGTGGGGGGGGTCTCAGCCGCCAAAATCCCACGTGTCACAAGTGTGAGCGGGCTCAGCAGCCATGTACCTACATATCATGAGTGGGAGTGGGGCTCTCAGCAGCTGTGCACCCCCATGTCACGAGTGTGGGAGCTCTCAAGAGCCGTGTGTCCCCACGTCACGTGTGTGGGGGGTCTCAGcagtgtgtgtccccatgtcacgagtgtggggggtctcagcacccttgtgtccccatgtcacgaGTGTGGGGGTCTCATcagccgtgtgtccccatgtcacgaGTGTGGGGGTCTCATCAGCCGTGTGTCCCCCTGTCACGAGTGGGGGGGGGTCTCAGCAACAGTGTGTCCCCACGTCACGAGTATGGGGGGGTCTCAGCAgtcatgtgtccccatgtcacgagtggggggggtctcagcagcGTGTGTCCCCCTGTCACGAGTGCGGGGACAGCCAGGCTCTCAGcaccgcacacacacacacgtgtcacGAGCACGTGCGCCCTCATCAGCCCTGTCCCCACGTGTCACGAGCGTGCCGGGTCTCAGCAGCCACGCACCCACGTGTCACAAGCCCGGGAGGTCTCGCACCCCCGGGCACATGGAGCTCCCCCCACGGGCACGGGAGTCCATGTGCGGCCGCTGTCCCATGGAGCGGgcaggctgtccccgtgctgtccccagcGCAGTGCCCGTGTCCTCCCCTGCTCCGGCCACCCCCTGCGGGCCCCCCGGCCGGCAGCGACCTCTGTCCCCAGCCAAGGCTGCGGGTGCCCACGGCGTCACGTGGAACGGGGACACCAGAGCCACCAGAGCCACCAACGCTGAGCCGGGAGCAGCCGCAGCGCAGGACGGAAGGATGGACGGACAGGCAGACaggtgggcagggctgggtgcttggggtgacactggggccgTCACCCTGACAGCCTCGTGTGGGTGCCccgggtggcagtggggacaccGAGGTGCCACCAATGGAGGGTCCGGGTGTCCCCGTCCCAGCTGGGCTTGGACACATGTCCCTGTCTCCATGTCCTGGGCCCAGGTGGTCCAGCATGTCCCAGTCCCAGATGTCCCACTCCCCAGTTTCCCAGTCCCGTATGTCCCTATTCCATGCATCCCAGTCCTATGGGGGTTCAGGTTTCCCAGTTCCAGGTGTCCCTGTCCCATATATCCCAGTCCTATTTGTCCCTCTCCCAGGTGTCCAGTCCCATGTGTCCCAGTTCCAGgtgtccctgttcccagtgtctgTGACCCAGGTGTCCCTCTCCCCAGTTTCCCAGTCCCATATGTTCCTATTCCATGTGTCCCAGTCCCAGTTCTGGTGACCATGTCCCATATATCCCAGTCCCATTTGTCACTCTCCCACttgtccctgttcccagtgcccctGTCCCAGGTGACCCAAACCACCCCTCACTTTGGGTCCCATGGGGGGCTCAACACCCCAGCCCCCAATCCCAACCACCTCTGTCCCCATGGGGTGGGtgcaggggtttttttgaggggtgCATGGTGGGTGTAGGTTTTTGGGGGACAGTGGGTGCAGGGCAggcgtgtccccctgtcccagcagcagcaggtggcTGGGAGCCCCCCTGGAGCAGGTGCCCACCCCGGCGCTGGCCCTGGACCGGGCCACGCTGCAGCGCAACGCCGAGCGCATGCGGGAGCGCTGCCAGGCCCTGGGCGTCCGCCTGCGCCCCCACGTCAAAACACACAAAACGCTGTGAGTGCGGCCCCAggaacccccacatccccccaacaTCCCCTCAGCATCCCCCCGAACTTCCCTCCAGCATCCCCCAACATCCCCCCAACATCCCCCCCACAtctctcagcatccccccagcatcccccccatcatcctccagcatccccccagaatcctccagcatcccccccacatctcccagcatccccccagcatccccccaacTTCCCTCCAGCATCCACCAGCATTCCCCCAGCATTTCCGCCATCATCCTCCAGCATCCCCCCAGAatcctccagcatcctcccagCATCCCCCCAACATTCCCCAACCAtccccccagcatcctcccagtatcccccagtatCACCCAGTGTGCCCCCAGCGTCCCCCCAGaatcccccagcatccccccacaTCTCTCAGCATCCCTCAGCTTCCCCCACCATCTCCCCAGGATTCCCCCAGCattccccccagtatccccccaacttccctccagcatcccccagcatcccccccaacattccccagcacccccccagCCTCCCCCCAGCATCGCTCCAGCATCCCCGCCATCATCCTCCAGCATCCCCCAGAATCCTCCAGCATCCCCCCAGAATCCTCCAGCATCCCCCCAACTTCCCTCGAGCATCCCCCCAACATTCCCCAACCAtccccccagcatcctcccagtatcccccagtatCACCCAGCGTCCCCCCCAGCGTCCTCCCAGAATCCCCCAGCATCCTCCCCCCATCTCCCAACATCCCCCAGCTTCCCCCACCATGCCCCCAGGattcccccagcatccccccaagcatctccccagcatcccccaacatgctcccagtatccccccaaGCATCCCACATCCTCCGTATCTCCCCCAATcatcccccagcatccccaacaacatcccccccagtatccccaccagcatctccccagtaTCCCCCCAACATCCTCCCAGTATCCCTCCATCTTTCCCGAGTATCACCCCCCAACCTACCCCCCAGCATCTcctcagcttctccccatctCCCTCCCCAATGTCCCACCAACTTCTACACCAACATCCCCCCAGTATCCTCCCAGCATCCCCCACCTTCCCCTGGCATCCCTCCAGCATCCCTCATCCTCCCTACCTCCCCCAGTCATCCCACATCTTCCCCCAGCCCTTCCAGCGTCATCCCAGTATCCCCCAAACTCCCCCTGAGTATCTCCCCATCACCCCACCACCTTCTACCCCATcatccccccaatatccccccagtatcctcccagcatctccccatcttcccccattttcccccattcttCCTCCATTTTCCCCCATCTTTCCCCCATATCTTTCCCCCATATCTTCCCACCATATcttcccaccatcttcttcctAACATCCCCCATCTATCTTCTCCCATCTTCCCCCCATCATCTTCCACCATCTTCTCTCCATCTTCTCCCCATCTTCCTCCCATCTTATCCCCATCTTCCCTTAtctttccccatctttctcatcttCTCTCCATCTTCCCCTCAACTTCGCCCCATCTTGCCCCCATCTTCTTCCCAACATCCCCCATCTTCTCCCCATCTTCTCCCCATCTTCTCCCCATCTTCTCCCCATCTTCTCCCCATCTTCTCCCCATCTTCTCcccattttctccccattttctccccatcttctccccatcttccccatcttctccccatcttcccctcatctttccccattttctttccatcttcccCTCGTCTTCTTCCCATCTTCCCCccaacttcttcccaacatccccCCCATCTTCTCCCCTGTCTCCCCCATCTTCTCTCCATCTTCCCCTCATCTTCTTCCCAACATCCCCCCATCTTCTTCCTGACATCCCCCCATCTTCTCCCCATCTTCCCCCCAACGTCTTCCCAACATCCCCCCATCTTCTCCTCATCTTCTCCCCATCTTTCCCCTGTCTCCCCCATCTTCTCTCCGTCTTCCCCTCATCTTCCCCCATCTTTCCCCATCTTCTCTCCATCTTCCCCCCATCTTCTTCCCAACATCCCCCCATCTTCTTCCCAACATCCTGCCGTCTTCTCCCCATCTTCTCCCCGTCTTCCGCATCTTCTCCTCATCTTCCCCCCATCTTTCCCCATGTTCTTTCCATCTTCCCCTCATCTTCTTCCCATCTTCCCCCATCTTTCCCCATCTTCTCTCCATCTTCCCCCCATCTTCTTCCCAACATCCCCCGATCTTCTCCCCATCTTCTCCCCATCTTCCCCCATCTTTCCCCATCTTCTCTCCATCTTCCCCCCAACTTCTTCCCAACACCCCCCATCTTCTCCTCATCTTCTCCCGATCTTCCCCCTGTCTTCCCCCATCTTCTCTCCATCTTCCCCCCATCTTCTTCCCATCTTCTCCCCATCTTCCCCATCTTCTCCTCATCTTCCCCACATCTTTCCCCATTTTCTTTCCGTCTTCCCCTCATCTTCTTCCCATCTTCCACCATCTTTCCCCATCTTCTCTCCATCTTCCCCCCATCTTCCCCCCATCTTCTTCCCAACATCCCCCGATCTTCTCCCCATCTTCTCCCCATCTTCCCCCATCTTTCCCCATCTTCTCTCCATCTTCCTCTCATTTTCCCCCCATCTTCCCCCCAATTTCTTCCCAACACCCCCCATCTTCTCCTCATCTTCTCCCCATCTTCCTCTCATCTTCCCTCATCTTCCCTCATCTTTCCTCATCTTCTCCTCATCTTCTCCCCATCTTCCCCATATTCTCCTCATCTTCCCCCCATCTTTCCccattttctttccatcttcccCTCATCTTCTTCCCATCTTCCCCCATCTTTCCCCATCTTCTCTCCAtcttccccccattttcccccatctTCTTCCCAACATCCCCCGATCTTCTCCCCATCTTCTCCGCATCTTCCCCCATCTTTCCCCATCTTCTCTCCATCTTCCCCCCATCTTCTTCCCAACACCCCCCATCTTCTCCTCATCTTCTCCCCATCTTCCCCCTGTCTTCCCCCATCTTCTCTCCATCTTCCTCTCATCTTCCCTCATCTTTCCTCATCTTCTCCCCATCTTCTCCTCATCTTCTCCCCATCTTCCCCATCTTCTCCTCATCTTCCGCCCATCTTTCCccattttctttccatcttcccCTCATCTTCTCCCCATCTTCCCCCATCTTTCCCCATCTTCTCTCCATCTTCCCCCCATATTCTTCCCAACATCACCCCATCTTCCCCCCATCTTCTTCCCAACGTCCCCGATCTTCTCCCTATCTTTTCCTCATCTTCCCCCATCTTTCTCCATCTTCTCTCCATCTTCCCCTCATCTTCCCCCCATCTTCCTCCATCTTCTCCCCAACATCCCCCCATCTTCTCCCCATCTTCTCCCCATCTTCCCCATCCTCTCCCCATCAtgcccccagcaccctccccGTATCGCTCCCACCATCCCCCAACCACCCCTCCATCATCTCCCCCCACTTCTCCCCCgcaccccactgccccccaccaCCTCTCACCCCCGTTCCCCGCAGCGAAGGCGCCGCGCTGGCCACGGGCGGCACCCGCCGCGGCATCACCGTCTCCACGTTGGCCGAGGCGCGGTTCTTCGCGGCGGGGGGGTTCGACGACATCCTGTACGCGTTCCCGCTGCCGGGGGGGCGGCTGGAGGAGTGCGCCGCCCTGGCCCAGCGCCTCCAGAGCTTCCAGATCCTCCTCGACGCCCCCCAGGCCCTGGCCCTGCTGCGCCAGCGCCCGCTGGCCCCCCCAAAGCGCTGGCTCGTCTGGCTCAAGCTCGACTGCGGCAATGGCAGGGGTAGgtgacccccacccccaaacaATAACCCACCCACAGCGTGGGGGATGCAGAGATGGGCATCACGCGTCTTCCCCATGGGTGTTTTCATCCACACCCCCTCCAGGATGCTCCATGTCCCCCCTCCCAGACCCATCATCTCAATGAGGATGGAGCATGTAAGACCCCCCTGCCAGGATGCTCCATGGGGTGAAGGTGGCCCCCCTTTTCCCCATGGGGGTAAAGGGACATTTAACACCCCCCCCCCCTGAAATTAACTCCCATTTTTACCCCCTCAGGATGCTCCATGATGGCCCAAAACCCCATTATGGGATATTAACCCCCCCCAAATTAACTCCCATTTTTACTCCCTCAGGATGCTCCATGGTGGCCCAAAACCCCATTATGGGATATttaacacccccccccaaattaaATCCCATTTTTACTCCCTCAGGATGCTCCATGATGGCCCAAAACCCCATTATGGGATATTTAACACCCCCCCCTCAATTAAATCCCATTTTCACTCCTTCAGGATGCTCCATGATGGCCCAAATTCCCCCCTATGGGACATTTAACCCCCCCTCAAATTAAATCCCATTTTTACCCCCCAGGATGCTCCATggtgccccaaaacccccataatGGGACATTTaacccccaaaaatccccaaatcccaTTTTTACCCTCCAGGATGCTCCATGGGGCACAGGTGACCCC from Patagioenas fasciata isolate bPatFas1 chromosome 2, bPatFas1.hap1, whole genome shotgun sequence harbors:
- the LOC136098340 gene encoding LOW QUALITY PROTEIN: D-serine dehydratase-like (The sequence of the model RefSeq protein was modified relative to this genomic sequence to represent the inferred CDS: substituted 3 bases at 3 genomic stop codons), which produces MELPPRARESMCGRCPMERAGCPRAVPSAVPVSSPAPATPCGPPGRQRPLSPAKAAGAHGVTWNGDTRATRATNAEPGAAAAQDGRMDGQADSSRWLGAPLEQVPTPALALDRATLQRNAERMRERCQALGVRLRPHVKTHKTLEGAALATGGTRRGITVSTLAEARFFAAGGFDDILYAFPLPGGRLEECAALAQRLQSFQILLDAPQALALLRQRPLAPPKRWLVWLKLDCGNGRAGVRPQDPEALSLARAIALDAPGEVTLVGVYAYCGDTYGCRDVPAVQATARATATAVLDFVTALRRAGVPCPQASMGSTPSCSHPVPEMSQLTELHPGNYLFYDLQQTQLGXAIRNXTKXTTKNRVVGHYPHRNQLLLDCGWAALSLHGPRAPGDCAAIEGHPELRLVRLTQEHGQVEAVDGPLDFKRFPVGSILALIPYHACATAAMHPVYYVHAGGKVVELWHPVRGW